A section of the Spirosoma pollinicola genome encodes:
- a CDS encoding helix-turn-helix domain-containing protein, whose product MIYQRIPPQLALQAFVKEYLLLHFRYDPTNSPLVKPFPPLPEHGLEFFLKGLVTSLNPSTGVEKIEPRIAIFGQPVSRINFKMPTADYLMIRVIFHVGGLFRLFRIPLSEFTDLKVDAESIIGQEVRGINDRLANTNGYSEMLAVVEYYLLSKIRQVRADSHAVDQIGQLLLHNPTSFSLDWLANQACLSPRQLERKFVERLGIGPKLYSRIARFHQTFLWKEAHPDADWLTVAVHFGYTDFHHLFKEFKEFAGVTPNTLLAQYALSPEKILRLV is encoded by the coding sequence ATGATCTATCAGCGGATTCCACCCCAGCTAGCTCTCCAAGCTTTTGTGAAGGAATATTTGCTCCTCCATTTTAGGTATGATCCGACCAACTCACCCTTGGTTAAACCATTTCCACCCCTACCTGAACATGGCCTAGAATTCTTTCTCAAGGGGTTGGTTACGTCCTTGAATCCGAGCACGGGCGTGGAGAAGATTGAACCAAGGATCGCCATTTTTGGTCAACCCGTGTCGCGAATTAATTTTAAGATGCCGACCGCCGACTACCTGATGATTCGGGTTATTTTTCACGTTGGAGGCTTATTCCGCTTATTTCGGATACCCCTCTCTGAATTTACCGATTTGAAAGTAGACGCCGAATCCATCATCGGTCAGGAAGTTCGGGGGATTAATGATCGCTTAGCCAACACCAACGGGTATAGCGAGATGCTGGCGGTTGTCGAATACTATCTGCTATCGAAAATTCGGCAGGTGCGCGCCGACAGTCATGCCGTCGATCAAATCGGGCAACTTCTACTGCACAACCCAACGAGTTTTTCGCTGGATTGGTTGGCAAATCAAGCCTGCCTGAGTCCACGACAGTTAGAGCGCAAGTTTGTTGAACGGTTGGGTATCGGCCCCAAACTCTACAGTCGGATTGCGCGTTTCCACCAGACGTTTTTGTGGAAGGAAGCCCATCCTGATGCCGATTGGTTGACCGTGGCGGTTCATTTCGGGTATACGGATTTTCATCACCTATTCAAGGAATTCAAGGAATTTGCGGGCGTAACGCCCAATACCTTGCTGGCCCAGTATGCCCTCTCGCCCGAAAAAATCCTGCGGCTAGTCTAA
- a CDS encoding recombinase family protein: MKLGYPRVSTAPADRQAQNLALQLDALKAAGCLKIYQEKASRSKTERPELNRLLEIIREGDTLMIWKLDLLGRSLNHLIEIVTRLEDHHIGLVSLNDPIDTTTAQGRLVFRIFASLAEFEREVIRERTLAGLASARRRGQLLGRRKGLSKAGEQKARIG, translated from the coding sequence ATGAAGTTAGGTTATCCCCGAGTCTCTACCGCACCGGCGGACCGGCAAGCTCAAAACCTGGCCCTTCAGCTTGATGCCCTTAAAGCAGCCGGTTGCTTGAAAATCTACCAGGAGAAAGCCAGTAGATCTAAAACCGAAAGGCCTGAATTGAACAGATTGCTCGAAATCATCCGCGAGGGGGACACGTTGATGATTTGGAAACTGGATCTATTGGGCCGTTCCTTGAATCACTTGATTGAGATTGTGACTCGTCTAGAAGATCACCACATTGGGTTAGTTAGTCTGAACGACCCCATCGACACCACGACGGCTCAGGGTCGGCTTGTTTTTCGCATCTTTGCCAGCCTGGCTGAGTTTGAGCGGGAGGTGATTCGGGAGCGAACCCTGGCGGGTTTAGCCTCCGCCCGTCGTCGGGGTCAACTCTTAGGCCGACGTAAAGGGCTTTCCAAGGCCGGTGAGCAGAAAGCTCGCATTGGTTAA